In one Rutidosis leptorrhynchoides isolate AG116_Rl617_1_P2 chromosome 8, CSIRO_AGI_Rlap_v1, whole genome shotgun sequence genomic region, the following are encoded:
- the LOC139862691 gene encoding uncharacterized protein, protein MSIICGVPLLECVYCIACARWAWKRCLYTAGHDSESWGVATAEEFEPVPRLCRYILAVYEDDLNYPIWEPPGGYGIDPNNIILKRTYNDTLGRAPPYLLYLDHAHCDIVLAIRGLNLAIHTDYAVLLDNKLGRRKFDGGYVHNGLLKAAGVVLDAESDTLKKLLESYPSYTLTLTGHSLGSGVAALLAMVVVTNRDKLGNIDRKRVRCFSIAPARCMSLNLAVRYADVINSVVLQDDFLPRTATPLEDIFKSVFCLPCLLCLRCVTDTCTSEDRKIKDPRRLYAPGRLYHIVERKLFRCGRFPPVVKTAVPVDGRFEHIVLSCNATSDHALIWIEREAKRALNIMLEEDPIMEIPAKQKMERQQTLAKEHSNEYKAALQRAVSLSVPHASLPSAYGTFQDIEEGGSSSRKQRPEESWDDLIERLFDKGESGHMLLKKSHSIV, encoded by the exons ATGTCAATCATATGTGGTGTCCCTCTTCTCGAGTGCGTTTATTGTATAGCTTGTGCTCGGTGGGCTTGGAAACGATGCCTTTACACCGCAGGCCACGATAGTGAGTCATGGGGTGTTGCCACCGCCGAAGAATTCGAACCCGTCCCTAGGCTTTGTCGTTATATTCTTGCAGTTTATGAAGATGATCTTAACTACCCTATTTGGGAACCGCCAGGTGGATATGGAATCGATCCGAATAATATAATCTTGAAGAGAACTTATAATGATACTCTAGGCCGGGCCCCACCGTATTTGTTGTATTTAGATCATGCTCATTGTGATATAGTTCTTGCTATTAGAGGCCTTAACTTGGCTATCCATACAGATTATGCGGTTTTGTTGGATAATAAATTGGGTCGAAGGAAATTTGATGGTGGGTATGTTCATAACGGGTTGTTAAAAGCTGCCGGAGTTGTATTGGATGCCGAAAGTGACACTTTGAAAAAGTTGTTAGAAAGTTACCCGAGTTATACGTTGACTTTAACAGGTCACTCACTTGGGTCAGGTGTGGCTGCATTGTTGGCCATGGTTGTGGTCACAAACCGAGATAAGTTGGGGAACATTGATAGGAAGAGGGTTCGATGCTTTTCTATTGCACCCGCCAGATGTATGTCACTAAACTTGGCTGTGAGATATGCTGATGTCATCAATTCTGTCGTTCTGCAG GATGATTTCTTGCCAAGAACAGCCACACCGTTGGAAGACATTTTTAAATCTGTTTTCTG TTTACCATGTTTGTTGTGCTTAAGATGTGTAACAGACACATGCACATCCGAGGACAGGAAAATCAAAGATCCAAGAAGGCTATATGCACCTGGTCGCCTCTACCACATTGTTGAGAGAAAACTTTtcag ATGTGGCAGGTTTCCACCTGTTGTAAAAACAGCGGTGCCTGTTGATGGAAGATTTGAGCACATTGTTCTTTCTTGCAATGCTACTTCTGACCATGCCCTCATTTGGATAGAGAGGGAAGCCAAAAGGGCGTTAAAT ATTATGTTAGAGGAAGATCCAATAATGGAGATTCCTGCAAAACAAAAGATGGAAAGACAGCAAACTTTGGCCAAAGAACATAGTAATGAATACAAAGCGGCACTACAGAGAGCGGTTAGCTTGTCGGTGCCCCATGCTAGTTTACCTTCGGCGTATGGTACATTTCAAGACATCGAGGAAGGGGGATCTTCAAGCAGAAAACAAAGGCCTGAAGAAAGTTGGGATGATTTAATCGAGCGTTTATTTGACAAGGGAGAATCAGGCCACATGCTGCTGAAAAAGTCACATTCTATTGTATAA
- the LOC139862802 gene encoding uncharacterized protein has translation MPVVKLLTAGEPDAMSPQEGIDSLDTFIRQAVGKEPLFSFSRTGDNNPTQWIQLLHNFDQQDVTGWPLLAPVRVQMQKCDKCAREFCSTINYRRHIRKHRRTIKFHKEPQQYRDLLGAFWDKLSYSESKEITSFEDVNLEEVPGSSIVKNIAVNLRKTTFLSLPQVYVKAGSSLVDIVHGRLSRLPLSSEELFNVLDDASEGTFLCSGTAESVMKYVFDSEAMKIGLETKNLIACTSFLLEQKLVKAWLADKDAEALRCQKLLVEEEEAAQRRQAKIVERKRQRKIRKKEERARDRSNGLKVDLYTPNVSASIVSEDTSSSQISSEAVNLISDENFDAPLNNDQFSGNDDVIDIDHSDILPDEKQKTLGSGWHRFVGRWQVPKSQRGSRNGFRSNQNGKKMIKREHAHKHKEQRVGYGKIWTKKTKFDNDVKSRVHDDAINQTSENNCQLMIGSISVTLRNSTAQNQVNGLAKFQDNDSVCGPQHDTRVRLTDSEDTNSFNVQAEDKQETIPFSIDAAKAFLSQRWKEAISEDHVDLVLTSAPEPPDVQADHQAATESAQQHVVVCDGGSRAGTKYRTKPEKSIKTKYIRKQRDVN, from the exons ATGCCTGTTGTGAAACTTTTGACTGCCGGTGAGCCAGATGCAATGAGTCCACAGGAGGGGATTGATTCCTTGGATACTTTCATCAGACAAGCTGTTGGGAAAGAGCCTCTATTTTCATTCTCAAGAACAGGGGACAACAACCCTACACAGTGGATTCAGTTACTTCATAACTTTGATCAGCAAG ATGTCACTGGTTGGCCTTTGCTAGCTCCTGTTAGGGTTCAAATGCAGAAATGTGACAAGTGTGCCCGTGAGTTCTGTTCAACTATCAACTACAGGAGACATATAAGAAAACATCGTCGTACTATCAAGTTTCATAAG GAGCCCCAACAGTACAGGGATTTACTAGGAGCATTTTGGGATAAG CTCTCTTACAGTGAAAGTAAAGAGATCACCTCTTTCGAAGACGTTAATCTTGAG GAAGTTCCAGGCTCTTCTATAGTAAAGAATATTGCAGTTAATTTACGGAAAACAACATTTTTATCTCTTCCTCAAGTATATGTGAAGGCTGGCTCATCACTTGTA GATATTGTTCACGGTAGACTTTCCAGGTTGCCACTTTCCTCTGAGGAATTATTCAATGTTCTTGATGATGCTAGTGAGGGAACATTTCTATGTTCTGGAACAGCCGAATCTGTGATGAAATATGTATTTGATAGTGAAGCTATGAAAATTGGGCTTGAGACGAAGAATTTAATTGCCTGCACAAGTTTTCTTCTTGAACAAAAATTG GTGAAGGCATGGCTTGCAGATAAAGACGCAGAAGCATTGAGATGCCAAAAACTGCTTGTAGAGGAAGAAGAAGCTGCTCAAAGGAG GCAAGCTAAGATAGTCGAAAGAAAAAGACAAAGAAAGATCAGAAAAAAGGAAGAGAGGGCACGGGATCGATCTAATGGCTTAAAAGTTGACTTATACACTCCCAATGTATCTGCGAGCATTGTATCAGAAGACACGTCCAGCTCTCAGATCTCTTCGGAGGCCGTTAATCTAATCTCAGATGAAAATTTTGACGCACCTCTCAACAACGATCAGTTCTCTGGAAATGATGATGTCATTGATATCGATCACTCAGATATTTTACCTGATGAAAAACAGAAGACGCTCGGGAGTGGTTGGCATCGTTTCGTTGGTCGATGGCAGGTGCCGAAATCTCAAAGAGGTAGTCGTAATGGTTTTCGTAGTAATCAGAATGGTAAAAAAATGATTAAACGGGAGCATGCGCACAAACACAAGGAACAAAGGGTTGGATATGGTAAAATTTGGACCAAGAAGACTAAATTTGATAATGATGTAAAATCCAGAGTTCATGATGATGCAATTAATCAAACCAGTGAGAACAACTGTCAGTTAATGATTGGTTCAATATCTGTGACTTTGAGAAACTCTACAGCTCAGAATCAGGTCAACGGTCTAGCCAAGTTTCAAGATAATGACAGTGTGTGCGGGCCCCAACATGACACTAGAGTTCGGTTGACCGATAGTGAAGATACAAATAGCTTTAATGTGCAAGCGGAAGATAAGCAGGAAACAATTCCCTTTTCTATTGATGCAGCAAAAGCTTTTCTTTCCCAGA GATGGAAAGAGGCAATATCAGAGGACCATGTTGATTTGGTTCTAACATCCGCACCGGAACCACCAGACGTCCAAGCTGACCATCAAGCAGCAACTGAGTCGGCTCAACAACACGTAGTTGTATGTGATGGTGGTTCAAGGGCAGGGACAAAGTACAGAACAAAGCCCGAGAAGAGCATCAAGACAAAGTACATTCGAAAACAAAGGGACGTTAACTAG
- the LOC139862545 gene encoding probable prolyl 4-hydroxylase 12 isoform X1: MAKDLSVFPVVLAFTLCIFSYLAESRKELRTNKGLNQENVIQLIRARPSNTIDPSQVVELSWQPRVFMYNGFLSNEECDHLISLGTGNEDKFSGNNTTEVVEGTPSLDISLESEDEITARIQERISAWTFLPKGNGKPLHVLHSGPEDAKENHTYLGNLSMQSGQTTLATVVMYLSNVTQGGQILFPRAESGSSTPKNSLWADCANNSQITKPSKGNAILFFNLYPNTSLDLSSSHARCPITEGDMWWATKIFVVKSVTRLNSVTSETRDDDLCADEDDKCPQWAAVGECERNPIFMVGTDDYYGTCRKSCNVC, translated from the exons ATGGCGAAAGATCTTTCAGTTTTTCCCGTCGTTTTAGCATTTACGCTCTGTATTTTCAGCTATCTTGCAGAAAG CCGAAAGGAACTACGAACTAATAAAGgcttgaaccaagagaatgttatACAGTTGATTCGTGCTCGTCCTTCTAACACAATTGATCCTTCACAAGTTGTTGAGCTCTCCTGGCAACCAAG GGTATTTATGTACAATGGCTTTCTATCTAATGAAGAGTGTGACCACCTGATATCTTTG GGAACAGGCAATGAAGACAAATTTAGCGGCAACAATACGACCGAAGTTGTGGAAGGGACTCCAAGTTTAGATATTTCTTTAGAAAGTGAA GATGAAATAACTGCAAGGATTCAGGAACGGATTTCGGCATGGACTTTTCTTCCCAAAG GGAATGGAAAGCCACTTCACGTTCTACATTCTGGACCTGAAGATGCTAAAGAGAACCACACCTACTTGGGTAACTTATCCATGCAGTCTGGTCAAACTACACTGGCAACGGTTGTAATGTATCTTTCAAACGTCACGCAAGGTGGTCAGATCCTCTTTCCTCGAGCAGAG TCTGGAAGCTCGACACCAAAGAACAGTTTATGGGCAGATTGTGCAAATAATAGTCAAATAACAAAACCTAGTAAAGGCAATGCAATATTGTTCTTCAATCTCTATCCGAATACTAGCTTAGACCTTAGTAGCTCGCACGCTAGGTGCCCAATAACCGAAGGCGATATGTGGTGGGCCACAAAGATTTTTGTAGTTAAATCTGTGACCCGACTGAATTCTGTAACATCAGAAACCAGAGATGATGATTTATGCGCAGATGAAGATGACAAGTGCCCACAGTGGGCTGCGGTTGGTGAGTGTGAGAGGAACCCGATATTCATGGTGGGTACTGATGATTACTACGGAACGTGTAGGAAGAGCTGTAATGTATGCTGA
- the LOC139862545 gene encoding probable prolyl 4-hydroxylase 12 isoform X2, whose protein sequence is MAKDLSVFPVVLAFTLCIFSYLAERVFMYNGFLSNEECDHLISLGTGNEDKFSGNNTTEVVEGTPSLDISLESEDEITARIQERISAWTFLPKGNGKPLHVLHSGPEDAKENHTYLGNLSMQSGQTTLATVVMYLSNVTQGGQILFPRAESGSSTPKNSLWADCANNSQITKPSKGNAILFFNLYPNTSLDLSSSHARCPITEGDMWWATKIFVVKSVTRLNSVTSETRDDDLCADEDDKCPQWAAVGECERNPIFMVGTDDYYGTCRKSCNVC, encoded by the exons ATGGCGAAAGATCTTTCAGTTTTTCCCGTCGTTTTAGCATTTACGCTCTGTATTTTCAGCTATCTTGCAGAAAG GGTATTTATGTACAATGGCTTTCTATCTAATGAAGAGTGTGACCACCTGATATCTTTG GGAACAGGCAATGAAGACAAATTTAGCGGCAACAATACGACCGAAGTTGTGGAAGGGACTCCAAGTTTAGATATTTCTTTAGAAAGTGAA GATGAAATAACTGCAAGGATTCAGGAACGGATTTCGGCATGGACTTTTCTTCCCAAAG GGAATGGAAAGCCACTTCACGTTCTACATTCTGGACCTGAAGATGCTAAAGAGAACCACACCTACTTGGGTAACTTATCCATGCAGTCTGGTCAAACTACACTGGCAACGGTTGTAATGTATCTTTCAAACGTCACGCAAGGTGGTCAGATCCTCTTTCCTCGAGCAGAG TCTGGAAGCTCGACACCAAAGAACAGTTTATGGGCAGATTGTGCAAATAATAGTCAAATAACAAAACCTAGTAAAGGCAATGCAATATTGTTCTTCAATCTCTATCCGAATACTAGCTTAGACCTTAGTAGCTCGCACGCTAGGTGCCCAATAACCGAAGGCGATATGTGGTGGGCCACAAAGATTTTTGTAGTTAAATCTGTGACCCGACTGAATTCTGTAACATCAGAAACCAGAGATGATGATTTATGCGCAGATGAAGATGACAAGTGCCCACAGTGGGCTGCGGTTGGTGAGTGTGAGAGGAACCCGATATTCATGGTGGGTACTGATGATTACTACGGAACGTGTAGGAAGAGCTGTAATGTATGCTGA
- the LOC139862123 gene encoding kinesin-like protein KIN-10C — MASSATTQFKHCSKFSGKVRIVARVRGFRDQELASDTARSSSIISVRKSGDSERSEKVILSFDDQTSSRKNEYEVDHCYGQNEDTTLIFSKEIKPHIAKAFDGESSTFIAFGARGSGKTYLMQGSEENHGLGMMVMDEILKSLGEKHSVAVSIYEVFQNHVYDLLDSKNPEVHVLEDAQGNIKFKGLSELPVKSMLEFQKLYCGGNSLSKQTQKITLEVPRRSHKALMVHILASAEGTNQKCIGKMNFVDLAGYENPRRNSINATNFIEGIQINKSLNALLKVIHAVNAYEIRIPYRESKVARMLQDSLGGDNHISLLVCVNPLFCPDTVYAVALASRLKDIEPVAFSLSTKKTSTSCVYSSANKAKSGVNTSFSAKKTSTSRVHLSANKATSGVSSAVFSTITKRTKSRLALSAMKTKNDKGRDVSAGTEEANGIKEQILNTESCSSDGVIFNPNVVDVSSAIVLVSPKEEINESGGTQEIESIAMNEEDASVTMPINFTESIPLVNGDNVEKENNSLTFNGQSPPSLGLKKILDRLKSLEVNNHSQTLASGLQYAITEDENPVDTLEPKTPLVTYKSDSSHCLSGTFSKRSSGMKQSLVQDYLHFLNSASKDELKRIRGIGDKRAEYILELREESPEPFKSLDDLQDIGLSAKQVKSMMKNLAGDLFS, encoded by the exons ATGGCTTCGTCTGCAACAACTCAATTCAAACATTGCTCGAAATTTAGCGGAAAAGTCCGAATTGTTGCAAGGGTTAGAGGTTTTAGGGATCAGGAATTGGCATCGGATACTGCTCGCTCTTCATCAATAATCTCTGTTCGTAAGTCTGGTGATAGTGAGCGATCTGAGAAAGTTATACTGTCTTTTGATGATCAAACATCTAG CCGTAAAAATGAGTATGAGGTGGATCATTGCTATGGGCAGAACGAAGATACAACTCTAATATTCTCAAAGGAAATAAAACCTCATATTGCAAAGGCTTTTGATGGTGAAAGCTCAACGTTTATTGCTTTTGGAGCCAGAGGTAGTGGAAAGACCTACTTAATGCAG GGTTCTGAAGAAAATCATGGATTAGGAATGATGGTAATGGACGAAATTCTCAAAAGTCTAGGAGAAAAACATTCAGTTGCAGTATCAATCTATGAAGTTTTTCAGAATCATGTTTATGATTTATTAGACTCCAAGAATCCTGAAGTACATGTACTAGAAGATGCACAAGGAAATATAAAGTTTAAAGGTCTTTCCGAG TTACCTGTAAAATCGATGTTAGAGTTTCAAAAGTTATATTGTGGCGGGAATAGTTTGAGCAAACAAACACAAAAGATAACACTAGAGGTCCCACGAAGAAGCCATAAAGCTTTAATGGTACATATTTTAGCTTCTGCTGAAGGGACCAACCAAAAATGTATTGGCAAGATGAACTTTGTTGATTTAGCAG GCTATGAGAATCCCCGAAGAAATAGCATTAATGCAACCAACTTTATTGAGGGTATACAGATCAACAAGTCTTTGAACGCATTGCTAAAGGTTATCCATGCTGTCAATGCCTACGAGATTCGTATCCCTTATCGAGAAAGCAAAGTTGCTCGAATGCTACAGGATTCTTTAGGCGGAGACAATCATATATCCCTACTCGTTTGTGTG AACCCGTTGTTTTGCCCGGATACTGTTTATGCAGTAGCCTTAGCTTCCAGGCTGAAAGATATCGAACCTGTAGCATTTTCCCTTTCTACAAAGAAAACTTCAACCTCGTGTGTATACTCATCTGCAAATAAAGCCAAATCTGGTGTGAATACATCCTTTTCTGCAAAGAAAACTTCCACATCCCGTGTACATTTATCTGCAAATAAAGCCACTTCTGGCGTGTCTTCTGCTGTATTCTCTACAAttacaaaacgaaccaagtccagaTTGGCTTTGTCTGCAATGAAAACCAAAAATGACAAAGGAAG GGATGTATCTGCTGGTACAGAGGAAGCAAATGGCATCAAGGAGCAGATATTGAACACG GAGTCATGCTCATCAGATGGTGTTATATTCAACCCAAATGTTGTAGACGTTTCCTCGGCTATTGTGCTCGTTTCACCTAAAGAG GAAATTAATGAATCGGGTGGTACCCAAGAAATAGAGTCAATTGCTATGAATGAAGAG GATGCTTCCGTAACAATGCCAATCAACTTTACAGAATCTATTCCTCTTGTTAATG GTGATAACGTAGAGAAGGAAAACAACAGTTTGACCTTTAATGGCCAATCACCACCAAGTTTGGGGTTGAAAAAGATACTCGATCGTTTAAAATCTTTAGAGGTGAATAATCACTCGCAAACATTGGCTTCTGGGCTGCAATATGCTATTACTGAGGATGAGAACCCTGTTGATACTTTGGAACCAAAAACTCCCTTAGTTACTTATAAATCGGATTCATCACATTGTCTGTCAGGAACTTTCAGCAAACGTAGCTCGGGGATGAAG CAATCACTTGTTCAAGACTATTTGCACTTTCTTAATTCAGCTAGCAA GGATGAGTTGAAACGCATACGG GGTATTGGAGATAAGAGAGCTGAATACATCCTTGAACTTCGTGAAGAGTCTCCAGAACCTTTTAAAAGC CTTGATGATCTTCAGGATATTGGTCTTTCGGCAAAGCAG GTCAAGAGCATGATGAAAAATCTTGCTGGGGATCTTTTTAGTTAG
- the LOC139862125 gene encoding UDP-glucosyltransferase 29-like: protein MFIPEKRFTILLFPWLGHGHISPFLELAKKLSNAKKENNKNHFEIYLCSTPANLESIRKTLPKNITLINLHLPTLPDLPPHLHTTNGLPLHLMPTLKQAFDDARPEFTKILKMLKPDLLIYDTIQCWAPLAAASFGIPSVVFIATSTTMAANMFHLYLNHSKGVPFPFPKIFYRAYEHKNVSEILQSSANNLKDKDRVMGCVLDSTSIVLVKSFREIEGKYADYLSKLTQKRIVPVGPLVADPKSSKQNSDEVIKWLDTKAVGSTVFVSFGSEYYLSKADLEEIAYGLELSNVNFIWVLRFPKSETQINASEALPKGFVERVKDRGLLVDGWAPQTKILGHKNLGGFVSHCGWNSVMETMKFGVPIIAMPMHLDQPVNARLVAEVGVGVEVLRDGNGRLKRENVAKVVQRVVVSEAGEVVRENAKKMSVDLKVKGEKEIDVVVDELLDLCKIGARLRGIERIGIRKTKSEAFALNMCCTVEGEV from the coding sequence ATGTTTATACCAGAAAAGCGCTTTACTATTTTGTTGTTTCCATGGTTAGGCCATGGCCACATTTCTCCTTTTCTTGAACTCGCCAAAAAGCTTAGTAACGCCAAAAAAGAAAACAACAAAAACCACTTCGAAATCTACCTTTGTTCGACTCCTGCTAACCTCGAATCGATCAGAAAAACGTTACCGAAAAATATTACGCTCATTAATCTTCACCTTCCTACATTGCCCGATCTCCCACCTCACCTTCATACCACCAATGGTCTCCCGCTTCATCTTATGCCTACTCTCAAACAAGCTTTCGACGATGCACGCCCTGAGTTTACTaaaattttgaaaatgcttaagccCGATTTGCTCATTTATGACACGATTCAATGTTGGGCTCCATTGGCTGCTGCTTCTTTTGGAATACCTTCTGTTGTCTTTATTGCCACTAGTACTACAATGGCAGCAAATATGTTTCATCtttacttgaatcactcaaaaggcGTTCCTTTTCCTTTTCCGAAAATCTTTTATCGTGCATATGAACATAAGAATGTGTCTGAAATTCTTCAAAGTTCTGCTAATAACCTTAAAGATAAAGATCGTGTCATGGGTTGTGTTCTTGATTCAACAAGTATtgttcttgttaaatcctttagagaGATCGAAGGCAAGTACGCTGATTATCTCTCAAAATTGACACAAAAAAGGATTGTACCGGTGGGCCCACTTGTTGCGGATCCTAAAAGTTCGAAACAAAACAGTGACGAGGTGATCAAGTGGCTTGACACAAAAGCCGTAGGCTCAACTGTTTTTGTGTCTTTTGGGAGTGAATATTATCTTTCTAAAGCTGATTTGGAAGAAATAGCATATGGTTTAGAACTTAGTAATGTGAACTTCATTTGGGTTTTAAGGTTTCCAAAAAGTGAAACGCAAATCAATGCTTCAGAAGCTTTGCCAAAAGGGTTTGTCGAAAGGGTGAAAGATAGAGGTTTATTGGTCGACGGGTGGGCTCCACAAACAAAGATACTAGGACACAAAAATTTAGGTGGATTTGTGAGCCATTGTGGTTGGAACTCGGTGATGGAAACTATGAAATTTGGTGTTCCAATAATAGCCATGCCTATGCATCTTGACCAACCGGTTAACGCTCGGTTGGTGGCTGAGGTCGGGGTTGGTGTAGAGGTGTTGAGGGATGGAAACGGGCGGCTCAAACGGGAGAACGTAGCGAAAGTTGTGCAACGTGTAGTGGTTAGTGAGGCTGGTGAAGTTGTAAGGGAAAATGCTAAGAAAATGAGTGTTGATTTGAAGGTGAAAGGGGAAAAGGAGATTGATGTGGTTGTGGATGAGCTACTTGATTTATGTAAAATTGGGGCCAGATTACGTGGTATCGAGAGGATTGGAATTAGGAAGACTAAAAGCGAAGCTTTTGCGTTGAATATGTGTTGTACCGTTGAAGGTGAAGTTTGA
- the LOC139861723 gene encoding BAHD acyltransferase DCR encodes MATQVTTKEKHLKVEIINKTYVKPQKPLGRKEYQLVTFDLPYIAFYYNQKLIIYKGGVEEFEETVEKLIDGLKVVLVEFHQLAGKLDKDDDGVFKVVYDDDMDGVEVFSAVAVDTASADLMDEEGTIKLKELVPYNGVLNMEGLHRPLLSIQITKLKDGLVLGCAFNHAILDGTSTWHFMSSWAQTCSGSKSISAVPFLDRTQARNTRVKLDLTPPAQTNGHSNGDTNGDANATQPPAPAPLREKIFKFSESAIDKVKEKVNANPPEGSTKPFSTFQSLSTHIWHAVTRARNLKPEDYTVFTVFADCRKRVDPPMPDRYFGNLIQAIFTVTAAGLLQANRPEFAASMIQKAIDMHDAKAIEARNKEWESNPIIFQYKDAGVNCVAVGSSPRFKVYDVDFGFGKPESVRSGANNRFDGMVYLYQGKSGGKSIDVEISLDASAMENLEKDKEFVIQE; translated from the exons ATGGCAACCCAAGTCACTACAAAAGAAAAACATTTGAAGGTAGAAATCATAAACAAAACCTATGTGAAACCTCAAAAACCACTaggaagaaaagagtatcaattgGTCACATTTGATCTTCCTTATATAGCCTTTTATTACAACCAAAAGTTGATCATTTATAAAGGCGGTGTCGAAGAGTTTGAGGAAACCGTGGAGAAATTGATTGATGGGTTGAAGGTAGTTTTGGTTGAGTTTCATCAATTGGCTGGAAAGTTAGACAAAGATGATGACGGGGTGTTTAAGGTTGTGTACGATGATGACATGGATGGGGTGGAGGTGTTTTCAGCGGTCGCAGTTGATACTGCGAGTGCAGATTTAATGGACGAGGAAGGAACAATTAAACTCAAAGAATTGGTCCCTTATAATGGTGTTTTGAACATGGAGGGACTTCATCGTCCACTTTTATCGATTCAG ATAACAAAACTAAAAGATGGGCTTGTACTGGGCTGCGCGTTCAACCATGCCATTTTGGATGGTACATCCACCTGGCACTTCATGAGCTCGTGGGCCCAAACTTGCTCCGGATCCAAGTCCATCTCAGCAGTGCCTTTCCTTGACCGTACCCAAGCGCGTAACACGCGCGTGAAACTCGATCTCACACCTCCCGCCCAAACTAACGGTCATTCAAACGGCGACACTAACGGTGATGCAAACGCCACGCAGCCACCAGCACCGGCTCCGTTAAGAGAAAAAATCTTCAAATTCTCAGAGTCGGCAATCGACAAAGTTAAAGAAAAAGTCAACGCGAATCCACCTGAAGGATCAACCAAGCCATTTTCCACATTTCAATCCCTCTCAACGCACATATGGCACGCAGTCACACGCGCTCGCAATCTCAAACCGGAAGACTACACCGTCTTCACTGTTTTCGCCGATTGCCGGAAACGTGTCGATCCTCCGATGCCTGATAGATATTTCGGAAACCTAATCCAAGCGATTTTCACCGTTACCGCTGCAGGATTGTTGCAAGCGAATCGGCCGGAATTCGCAGCGTCGATGATTCAAAAAGCGATTGATATGCACGATGCAAAAGCAATTGAAGCGCGTaacaaagaatgggaaagtaatccGATTATATTCCAATACAAAGACGCCGGAGTTAATTGCGTCGCGGTTGGGAGTTCGCCTAGATTTAAAGTTTATGATGTGGATTTCGGGTTCGGTAAACCCGAAAGTGTTCGGAGCGGGGCAAATAACCGGTTTGATGGTATGGTTTATTTGTATCAGGGAAAAAGTGGCGGAAAGAGTATTGACGTTGAGATTAGTTTGGATGCAAGTGCAATGGAAAACCTTGAAAAGGATAAGGAATTTGTTATCCAGGAATAA